In the genome of Dethiobacter alkaliphilus AHT 1, the window AGCGGGGTATTATTAAAACCGAAGAAACTTCCCTGCGCCGGGACCCGTTGGCCGGGGAGCAGTTTATTCCCCAGCAGTCTCTTAGTGCCACTGTGGCTCAGGGGGAAGCGCTGCAGCAAATTGGCGATGCTTTGGCCGGCAACAAGCCCAGGACCGTTCTTTTACACGGAGTAACGGGCAGCGGCAAGACCGAAGTTTATTTGCAGGCCATTGCCGATACCGCTGCAGCCGGCAGGGGCAGTATTGTGCTGGTGCCGGAAATTGCTCTGACTCCGCAGATGATAGAACGTTTTGCCGCCCGCTTCGGTGAACGGGTAGCTGTTTTACACAGTAAACTTTCGGCGGGTGAGAGGTACGATGAATGGTGCCGTATCGCCGCCGGAGAAGCATGGGTGGCAATCGGTGCCCGTTCGGCCATCTTTGCGCCGTTTCGCAATCTGGGGCTTATTATTCTTGACGAAGAGCATGAGTCTACCTACAAGCAGGATGAGGCGCCGCGTTATCATGCCCGGGATATAGCACTTTGGCGTGCAGGGAATCATGATGCCGCCGTTGTGCTGGGAAGTGCCACCCCGGCCTTGGAGTCCTCTTTGCAGGCCAGGCTGGGTAATTACCGGTTGTGTCCACTGCAGGAGCGTATTGCCAACAGGCCTATGCCGCCGGTGGAGATTGTGGACATGCGGCAGGAATTAAAAGACGGCCATCGCAGTATTTTCAGTCGTCCGCTTCTGGCTGCGCTGGAAAAGGTATTTGCTGAAGAAAAGCAGGCTATTTTGCTTCTGAACCGACGCGGTTACGCCACTTTTGTGTTGTGTCGTGAGTGCGGTCATGTGATGCGCTGCACCGGATGCAACGTGGCGTTAAAGTTTCATATGGCTGAGGAAATGCTGCGCTGTCACTATTGTGAACATCAGGAGCCATATCCGCTGACCTGTCCAAAGTGCAGCGGACGATATATCAAGCACTTTGGTACCGGCACCCAGAAGGTGGAGGAAGAGCTGCGCAAGCATTTTCCCCATGTCAGGGTGGCCAGGCTTGATGCGGATACCACTACCCGCAAAGGCGCACATCAGAAGATACTTAATACTTTTAAAAATAAAGAAGCCCATGTCCTAATTGGAACACAGATGGTAGCCAAAGGGCTGGATTTTCCGGATGTGACGCTGGTTGGTGTTATTACTGCCGATACTGCCATTAATTTACCCGATTTCCGGGCAGGCGAGCGGACTTTTCAGCTGCTTACCCAGGTGGCGGGACGGGCAGGCCGTGGTTCTGCCGGCGGTAATGTGGTGGTACAGACCTATACCCCGGAACATTACGCAATTTTAGCGGCTAAAACTCATGATTATGAGGCATTTTATGCAGAGGAGAGCGTAGCCCGCCGGGAATTGGGTTATCCGCCCTTTACCCGCATGGTACGGCTATTGTTATCCGGAGAAGACGAAGCACGGGTTATTGATGCGGCTTCATTTATGGTTTCACTGTTTGAGGGCGATGCAGATATTTTGGGCCCCTCGCCCTGCCCGATAGAAAAGGTACGTGGACAGTTTCGCTGGCAGGTGGTTGTGAGGCACTGTGAACTGGAGCCCCTTTTAGCGGCGGTGGAAGATGCCGCCGAAAAGTTTCGCTGCAGCCCGCCCGCCACAGCAGTGCGACTGTCGGTGGATGTGGATCCGCAAAGCTTATTATAAACAGGCAGACTGTAAAATAGAGAGGAAGATCTGTATATGGCAATCAGAATCATTAGAACAACGGGAGATCCGGTTTTACGGGAGAAGGCTAAAGAAGTGCCTGAGATTACACCTCAGGTAAAAAAGCTTTTGGAGGACATGGTGGAAACCATGTATGATGCAGAAGGCATCGGCCTGGCGGCACCGCAGGTGGGAATCAGCAAGCGTATAATTGTAATTGATGTGCAGGATGAAACCGGGGTTTTAAAACTTATTAACCCGGAGATTATCAGCGGGGAAGGCAAAGAAACGTCGGTGGAAGGATGCCTTAGTTTTCCCGGCGTGGCCGGGGAAGTGGAAAGGGATGAGTCGGTGACCGTCAGGGCACAGGATCCCGACGGCAATACGGTGGAGATATGTGCCTCCGGCTTGTTGGCCCGGGCATTTCAGCACGAAATTGATCACCTGGACGGCATACTGTTTGTGGACAAAGTCACCCGATTGCTTGAACAGAAGGAATAGCAGGAGGATTCAATGAAGAATAAGAAAATTATTTTTCTGGGCACACCGGATTTTGCCGTGGCCACGCTGCGTAAGCTTCATGACGCCTTTACCGTGGTGGCGGTGGTAACCCAGCCGGACCGGCCTTCCGGTCGGGGCAAAAAGATGATGGCACCACCTGTAAAACAAGTGGCTCAGGAATTGGGCCTGCCGGTGGAGCAGCCGCAAAAAATTAAAAATGAGCAGTTTCTGCAGTGGTTGAAAAGCCTGGAGCCGGATTTTCTGGTGACCGCAGCGTACGGGCGTATTCTGCCGGGAACCGTCCTTGCGGTACCTAAAATTGCTGCACTTAATGTCCATGCGTCGCTATTGCCCCGCTGGCGCGGAGCGGCGCCCATTCACCGGGCAGTTCTGGCCGGAGATGAAAAAAGCGGTATAACCATTATGCATATGGATGAGGGCATGGATACCGGCGATATGATTCTGCAGCAGGCTGTCCCCATTTCCAATGAACTTACCACAGGAGAGCTCCATGATCAGCTGGCCGCTGTGGGTGGTGACCTGATTGTGGAGGCCATTGAAAAAATCCTGCAGGGCGATGCTCCCCGGGTGTCCCAGGACCAGAGCAAAGCCACGGCGGCTCCTCCCCTTACCCGGGAGGAGGAGCAAATTGACTGGTGCCGGGACACAAAAGAAGTGCATAACCGGGTCCGGGGTATGAATCCCTGGCCGGGGACGTACACTTTTATAGACGGGCAGCGCCTGAAAATCTGGTCCGGCAAACCTGCCGGGGGCAAAGGTAAGCGCTGCGGAGAAGTATTGCGGGCTGATGGTGAAGGTATTTTGGTGGCCACAAAAGACGGTGCATATCTGATTACCAGGCTGCAGCCGCCGGGAAAAAAGCCCATGACAGCCGGTGATTTTTTACGCGGCAATGAGCTGGCAGTGGGAACATTGCTTGGAAAATAAAGCTAAGTTGTAGTAGAATAAGAAGGAAGAGGTGATACCGGTGATTAAAAAACGAATTTATCTGGGGCTTCTGGCGGCCACAATGCTTTTATTTGCCGGTGCCCTCGGTTATATCTGGCTTACATTTTTCCAACAGGACGGAGGCTGGCTGCGCTACATCACCATTGTGGCGGTGGTGGCGGTTTTGGCCTGTTTGATTGTAATCGGACTGGGCTTTGCCGGAATAGTACTGTCTCTGGTGTCGGAGAAGAACATTACTTTTTTAAACAAACCCATGAATTTTACCTTTTCCCTGCTTTATCCTGTGGTGATGTGGCTGGGTAAGGTGTTTAAAATAACCCAGGACAAAATTCAGCGCTCGTTTGTGGAGGTTAACAATCAGCTGGTTAAAGCAAAGCAGGGTAAGCTTACCCCGGACCGGCTGCTTATATTACTTCCCCACTGCCTGCAGGAGCGGGAATGCCCAAACCGGATTACCACCAACACCGAAAACTGTACCCGCTGCGGCCGCTGCCCGGTGGGGGATTTACTGCCGCTTAGCGAGCGTTACGGCGTGCACCTGCGCATTGCCACCGGCGGCACACTGGCCAGGGAAGCGGTAAAGAAGCTGCGCCCCCGCGCTATTGTGGCGGTGGCCTGTGAGCGTGATTTAACCAGCGGTATTCTGGACTGTATCCCGCTGCCGGTGCTGGGCGTAACCAACGATCGACCCCATGGACCGTGCTTTAACACTTATGTGGACCCGGATGCGGTGGAAAAAGCTATTTTATTTTTTATTCAAGGAGGAGAAGGCAATGTATTTCATGTTTCTGCCAATTGAGGCGTTAATTCCCCTGATTCCGGCGCTGATTTTTGCCATGTGGGCCCAGGGACAGGTTAAGTCGGCATACGCCAAATATTCAAAGGTACGCTCCCGTTCCGGTATTACAGGAGCCCAGGCAGCCCGCCGTCTACTGGATTCCGCCGGACTGCAGAATATCCCGGTGGAACAGGGACAGGGCCACCTGACGGATCATTATGACCCTAAGTCCGGTGTGATACGGCTGTCTCCAGGTGTTTATCAAAGCTCCTCTTTGGCAGCTTTGGGCATTGCCGCCCATGAAACGGGCCATGCTATGCAGCACGCCGACGGATATGTGCCCCTTGAGTTTCGCAATAATATCTTCCCGGTAGCAAATTTCGGCTCACGGATGGCTCTGCCGTTATTTTTCATCGGTTTTATATTTTCAGGCGGCGCCCAGGGTGGTGGCCTCAACTGGTTAATGGACGTGGGGATTCTCTTTTTCGCCTTTGCTTTTATTTTTCAGTTGGTCACTTTACCGGTGGAATTTAACGCCTCCAGCCGGGCCGTGGAGCTGTTGGAAGGCGGCGGTTTTATTGGCCGCGAGGAAGTGGGACCCACCCGCAAAGTTTTAAACGCTGCGGCTCTTACCTATATTGCAGCAGCGGCGGTGGCACTTGCCCAGTTAATCCGTCTCCTGATTCTGCGCAACAGCAGAGATTAATATGACCAGAAAACGTAAAATTGACGCCAGGGAAGCCAGTTTGCTGGCGCTGCAGCGGGTGGAGGCAGATGATGCTTACGTTAATCTGGCGCTGGACGAGGTATTATCAAGTCATTCTTTGGATCCCCGTGATAAGCGGCTGGCCGCAGAAATCACCTATGGCGTCATCACCTATAAACTGACGCTGGACTGGTTAATTGAAAAGGTAAGCGGACGCCCTATAAAGAAGCTGGATAAACCGATTCACCAGATTCTGCGAATTGGTTTTTATCAATTGTTCTATCTGGACCGGGTTCCCCCTGCCGCGGCGGTTCATGCCACGGTGGAGTTGGTGAAAAAAGGGAAGAAACGGGGCCTGGCTCCTTTTGTTAACGGTGTGATGCGCGGTGCCCTGCGCAAAAAAGACCATCTGCCCTGGCCCGACAAAAAGAAGGACAGTGCCAATTATCTGTCGGTGAGATATTCTCATCCCCTGTGGTTGGTGCGTCGCTGGCTTAACCGTTATGGCCCCGAAGAGGCAGAAAAGCTGGTGGCGGCCAATAACCAGGCGGCACCGCTTAGCATTCGTGTTAACACGTTGCGGACCGACCGGGATACCTTACTAAGTGAATTAACTGCGGCCGGCGTTGAAGCTGTGCCCAGTACTGTTGTGCCCGAAGGTGCACTGTTAACCCGCAGCGGACGGCTCACCGAACTGGCCCCGTACAGAGAAGGCCGTTTTCAGGTCCAGGGAGAGAGCGCCATGCTCACCTCCCGAGTTCTGGATCCTCAGGCAGGGGATGCGGTTCTTGACGGTTGCAGTGCCCCGGGCGGCAAGACCACCCATCTTGCCCAATTGATGAACAACAGTGGTGATATTCTGGCTCTGGATATCCATCCCCACCGGCTGGAGCTGGTTAAGGCCAACTGCCGGCGAATGGGCGTGGATATTGTGCGCACCCAGTGCCTTGATGCGCGGGAAATTGCCAAAGAAAATCCGGATAGCTTTGATTGCATCCTGCTGGATGTTCCCTGTTCCGGCTTCGGTGTCATCCGGCGCAAACCGGACTTAAAATGGCGCCGCAGCGAAGATGATATCCGTAAGTTGGCCCATGTGCAGTGCGATATGCTAAAAGCTGCTGCTGCCGTTCTTAAACCGGGAGGGACCCTGGTCTACAGCACCTGCACCAACGAACCGGAAGAAACCGATGAAGTGGTGGAAGAACTGTTGAAGAATCAGGATGATATGGTGCCCGATGACCTGCGGCCGTACCTGCCACAAGACTGGCAGCAGGATGCAGGAAAAACCGGAATCCATTTGCTGCCCCATATCCATGGGGTGGACGGTTTTTTTATCAGCAGGCTTAAAAAAATATAAAAGCTTGTTAACTACTGCAGCGGTCCTTTGGGGGCCGCGTTGCTTTTTCAAGGCTATTTTGATATACTTGGTGCAGGATTTTGCAGACTTTTAAGGACGTGTGTCAGATAAATGGACAAAGTGAATCTGCTGGAACTTTCCACCAGCGAGCTGCAGGAATTCTTCCAAAGTCTGGGCCAACCGGCCTTCCGGGCCAAACAGGTTATGGACTGGCTTTATCAACAGGGAGCTCAGACATTTAACGAGATGA includes:
- the priA gene encoding primosomal protein N' — its product is MDTFAEIIVSIRHNRLDRPFTYRVPSTMDVRVGSRVVVPFGPQRLEGFCIGLNTDSSLSETDGIKEIEEVLDEAPLLTEELVDLSAWGAARWLCNRVDFLQAMVPGGVRWTQRKWVEFTGEVEPESPSLCYLRDNGPVKMAAWLKSFPEMDRPGELRRLQQDGIIKLSRRETRGIGKKKILTAYLINEADQSKLGNKQALAVGILKKGPCALTELEKQGVSRATVRSLEKRGIIKTEETSLRRDPLAGEQFIPQQSLSATVAQGEALQQIGDALAGNKPRTVLLHGVTGSGKTEVYLQAIADTAAAGRGSIVLVPEIALTPQMIERFAARFGERVAVLHSKLSAGERYDEWCRIAAGEAWVAIGARSAIFAPFRNLGLIILDEEHESTYKQDEAPRYHARDIALWRAGNHDAAVVLGSATPALESSLQARLGNYRLCPLQERIANRPMPPVEIVDMRQELKDGHRSIFSRPLLAALEKVFAEEKQAILLLNRRGYATFVLCRECGHVMRCTGCNVALKFHMAEEMLRCHYCEHQEPYPLTCPKCSGRYIKHFGTGTQKVEEELRKHFPHVRVARLDADTTTRKGAHQKILNTFKNKEAHVLIGTQMVAKGLDFPDVTLVGVITADTAINLPDFRAGERTFQLLTQVAGRAGRGSAGGNVVVQTYTPEHYAILAAKTHDYEAFYAEESVARRELGYPPFTRMVRLLLSGEDEARVIDAASFMVSLFEGDADILGPSPCPIEKVRGQFRWQVVVRHCELEPLLAAVEDAAEKFRCSPPATAVRLSVDVDPQSLL
- the def gene encoding peptide deformylase — protein: MAIRIIRTTGDPVLREKAKEVPEITPQVKKLLEDMVETMYDAEGIGLAAPQVGISKRIIVIDVQDETGVLKLINPEIISGEGKETSVEGCLSFPGVAGEVERDESVTVRAQDPDGNTVEICASGLLARAFQHEIDHLDGILFVDKVTRLLEQKE
- the fmt gene encoding methionyl-tRNA formyltransferase, coding for MKNKKIIFLGTPDFAVATLRKLHDAFTVVAVVTQPDRPSGRGKKMMAPPVKQVAQELGLPVEQPQKIKNEQFLQWLKSLEPDFLVTAAYGRILPGTVLAVPKIAALNVHASLLPRWRGAAPIHRAVLAGDEKSGITIMHMDEGMDTGDMILQQAVPISNELTTGELHDQLAAVGGDLIVEAIEKILQGDAPRVSQDQSKATAAPPLTREEEQIDWCRDTKEVHNRVRGMNPWPGTYTFIDGQRLKIWSGKPAGGKGKRCGEVLRADGEGILVATKDGAYLITRLQPPGKKPMTAGDFLRGNELAVGTLLGK
- a CDS encoding DUF116 domain-containing protein, with amino-acid sequence MIKKRIYLGLLAATMLLFAGALGYIWLTFFQQDGGWLRYITIVAVVAVLACLIVIGLGFAGIVLSLVSEKNITFLNKPMNFTFSLLYPVVMWLGKVFKITQDKIQRSFVEVNNQLVKAKQGKLTPDRLLILLPHCLQERECPNRITTNTENCTRCGRCPVGDLLPLSERYGVHLRIATGGTLAREAVKKLRPRAIVAVACERDLTSGILDCIPLPVLGVTNDRPHGPCFNTYVDPDAVEKAILFFIQGGEGNVFHVSAN
- a CDS encoding zinc metallopeptidase; the protein is MYFMFLPIEALIPLIPALIFAMWAQGQVKSAYAKYSKVRSRSGITGAQAARRLLDSAGLQNIPVEQGQGHLTDHYDPKSGVIRLSPGVYQSSSLAALGIAAHETGHAMQHADGYVPLEFRNNIFPVANFGSRMALPLFFIGFIFSGGAQGGGLNWLMDVGILFFAFAFIFQLVTLPVEFNASSRAVELLEGGGFIGREEVGPTRKVLNAAALTYIAAAAVALAQLIRLLILRNSRD
- the rsmB gene encoding 16S rRNA (cytosine(967)-C(5))-methyltransferase RsmB yields the protein MTRKRKIDAREASLLALQRVEADDAYVNLALDEVLSSHSLDPRDKRLAAEITYGVITYKLTLDWLIEKVSGRPIKKLDKPIHQILRIGFYQLFYLDRVPPAAAVHATVELVKKGKKRGLAPFVNGVMRGALRKKDHLPWPDKKKDSANYLSVRYSHPLWLVRRWLNRYGPEEAEKLVAANNQAAPLSIRVNTLRTDRDTLLSELTAAGVEAVPSTVVPEGALLTRSGRLTELAPYREGRFQVQGESAMLTSRVLDPQAGDAVLDGCSAPGGKTTHLAQLMNNSGDILALDIHPHRLELVKANCRRMGVDIVRTQCLDAREIAKENPDSFDCILLDVPCSGFGVIRRKPDLKWRRSEDDIRKLAHVQCDMLKAAAAVLKPGGTLVYSTCTNEPEETDEVVEELLKNQDDMVPDDLRPYLPQDWQQDAGKTGIHLLPHIHGVDGFFISRLKKI